The following are from one region of the Marinomonas sp. CT5 genome:
- a CDS encoding integrase arm-type DNA-binding domain-containing protein produces MPLTDRAIKSAELREKQYKLFDEKGLYLLINPNGSKYWRLKYRISGKEKTLSIGVYPEISLKEAREERENARKQLKEGVDPSADKQVQKVLQGVSRENSFESIAREWLTVPMSDRSEGYLEKIRRGLERNVFPFIGRRPISEITAQEILSMLRKVEDRGTIDTAHRLRWQIGSIFRYAIVTSRASYNPAGDLRGALRPHQTQHFSAITEPEELGRLMLAIYRYAGTPVVVAALKCTALWLCRQVELRHLEWSQVDWKKKRIELVSAKKHYDHIIPLSTQSIEILTELYAITGRGKYVFPSARGGSRPLSENGTRVALRTMGYENDDQTPHGFRATARTILDEVLEYPQHLIEHQLAHRVKDENGRAYNRTKHLDKREKMLQHWADYLDDLRLAASGGGIDEREVGG; encoded by the coding sequence ATGCCACTAACCGACAGGGCCATTAAATCGGCTGAATTGCGCGAAAAACAATATAAATTATTTGATGAGAAGGGACTTTATCTGCTCATTAACCCCAACGGGTCTAAATATTGGCGGTTGAAATACCGAATTTCTGGTAAAGAAAAAACATTGTCTATTGGTGTTTATCCAGAAATATCACTCAAAGAGGCAAGAGAAGAGCGAGAAAACGCCAGAAAGCAGTTAAAGGAAGGTGTTGATCCTAGCGCAGATAAGCAGGTTCAGAAGGTCTTACAGGGCGTTAGCCGAGAAAACAGCTTTGAGTCTATTGCTCGTGAATGGTTAACAGTTCCAATGAGTGACAGGTCAGAGGGGTATCTTGAAAAGATCAGACGGGGGTTAGAGCGCAATGTTTTCCCCTTCATTGGTCGTCGACCTATATCAGAGATTACCGCTCAAGAGATTTTGTCCATGCTAAGAAAGGTTGAGGACAGAGGGACGATTGATACCGCTCACCGGTTACGCTGGCAGATTGGCTCTATTTTTAGATATGCCATTGTTACTAGCCGCGCATCTTATAATCCTGCTGGTGATTTAAGAGGTGCTTTACGGCCGCACCAAACCCAACATTTTTCGGCAATTACAGAACCTGAAGAGCTGGGGCGCTTAATGCTGGCGATTTATCGATATGCTGGCACACCTGTCGTTGTTGCTGCTCTTAAATGCACAGCGCTTTGGCTTTGTCGCCAAGTGGAGCTAAGGCACTTAGAATGGTCGCAAGTAGATTGGAAGAAAAAAAGAATAGAGCTGGTATCTGCTAAGAAGCACTATGACCACATTATTCCGCTAAGCACTCAAAGTATTGAAATACTTACAGAGCTTTACGCTATCACTGGGCGAGGCAAGTATGTCTTTCCTAGTGCTCGTGGCGGAAGTCGGCCTTTATCAGAAAATGGTACAAGGGTAGCTTTGAGAACGATGGGGTATGAGAACGATGATCAGACGCCACATGGATTTCGGGCGACGGCCAGAACGATACTCGATGAAGTGTTGGAATATCCACAACACCTCATCGAGCACCAGCTAGCACATAGAGTAAAAGACGAGAATGGGCGAGCATACAATCGAACCAAGCACTTAGATAAGCGCGAAAAGATGCTTCAGCACTGGGCTGATTACCTTGATGATTTGCGGCTTGCTGCGAGTGGTGGGGGTATTGATGAAAGGGAAGTTGGGGGTTAG
- a CDS encoding HDOD domain-containing protein, producing the protein MIEFPTVLDDLMMAQQPILKKSKDIFGYELLFRGQDALNASFSDGEAATSQVLVNLCIGITKLESQLRKPFFINMTTELMLSDAFFPIDPDTVYIEILESQKLTPEFFEALKKWRSAGYRFALDDYQFDAAYQALLPWVSIVKVDVLATPPDQYASQIAKLKARGLILLAEKVEDLAMFELCKKLGFDLFQGYFLQRPELIKGKKIDSATHGAIELVNALQNKDISIDAITELVTKNPKLSYQLLRILNSPVCGVAKTVTSIKEAVIFLGLVQLKKWALLITLTSSTKQPSSLLKVLLTRGRCCQLLAENQKSSLADSAFMVGLMSGIDAVFNVEKSVVLEQIALDKNALNAIMKQTGELGSYLTQTLNCEEQKWDSIQAMSPAQRTVLNRAFLDAMLWSEEVMLSIN; encoded by the coding sequence ATGATTGAATTTCCAACGGTATTAGATGATCTGATGATGGCTCAACAGCCCATACTCAAAAAATCAAAAGACATTTTTGGTTATGAGCTTCTATTTCGTGGACAAGACGCCCTAAATGCTAGTTTTTCTGATGGCGAGGCTGCCACTAGCCAAGTATTGGTGAATTTATGCATCGGGATTACCAAATTAGAATCCCAATTAAGAAAGCCTTTTTTTATTAACATGACAACAGAGCTTATGTTGTCTGATGCGTTCTTCCCGATCGATCCTGATACTGTTTATATCGAAATTCTCGAAAGCCAAAAGCTGACACCTGAATTTTTTGAAGCACTAAAGAAGTGGCGTTCTGCTGGCTACCGATTCGCATTAGACGACTATCAGTTTGATGCTGCTTATCAAGCACTCTTGCCTTGGGTTTCGATTGTCAAAGTCGACGTGTTAGCCACACCACCCGATCAATATGCTTCACAAATAGCCAAACTAAAAGCCCGTGGTTTGATTTTACTTGCCGAGAAGGTAGAAGATCTAGCCATGTTTGAACTTTGTAAAAAGCTCGGCTTTGACTTATTCCAAGGCTATTTTCTACAACGTCCCGAGCTTATTAAAGGTAAAAAAATAGACTCTGCAACCCATGGCGCCATCGAGCTTGTGAATGCACTACAAAATAAAGACATCTCTATTGATGCCATCACAGAATTGGTCACCAAAAATCCCAAATTATCCTATCAACTACTGAGAATTCTCAATAGTCCTGTCTGCGGTGTCGCCAAAACCGTTACCTCAATAAAAGAAGCGGTGATATTCCTAGGCTTAGTGCAATTAAAAAAATGGGCCCTATTAATCACCCTAACATCGTCCACTAAACAACCCAGCTCTTTGTTAAAAGTCTTATTAACGCGTGGCCGCTGTTGCCAACTTCTGGCCGAGAACCAAAAATCCTCTCTTGCCGATTCGGCTTTTATGGTCGGATTAATGTCTGGGATAGACGCGGTGTTCAACGTCGAAAAATCCGTGGTGTTAGAGCAAATTGCGTTAGATAAAAATGCTTTAAACGCCATCATGAAACAAACTGGAGAACTCGGATCTTATCTGACTCAAACATTAAATTGTGAAGAACAAAAGTGGGACAGTATTCAAGCAATGAGCCCAGCACAAAGAACAGTATTAAATAGAGCCTTTTTAGACGCTATGCTGTGGTCAGAGGAAGTGATGCTGTCAATCAATTGA
- a CDS encoding acyl-CoA thioesterase produces MAEFEEKAKGRLTTRTVAMPSDTNPAGDIFGGWVVSQMDIAAGICAGQRAQSRVVTVALDGMSFIRPVKVGDILGVYTRVESVGRTSMNILVEAWVRRGRIGHREKVTEGMFKFVAIDEHGKSTPIPKEEDLPDYVTHGFDADY; encoded by the coding sequence ATGGCAGAGTTTGAAGAAAAGGCAAAAGGTCGTCTTACGACTAGAACGGTTGCAATGCCGTCAGATACGAACCCTGCAGGCGATATTTTTGGTGGTTGGGTGGTATCTCAGATGGATATCGCCGCGGGTATTTGTGCCGGACAGCGTGCTCAATCTCGTGTAGTGACCGTTGCTTTGGATGGCATGAGCTTTATTCGCCCAGTTAAGGTGGGAGATATATTAGGAGTGTATACCAGAGTGGAGTCGGTTGGCCGTACCTCGATGAACATTTTAGTGGAAGCTTGGGTGCGTCGTGGTCGTATTGGTCATCGTGAAAAAGTGACTGAGGGAATGTTTAAGTTTGTGGCGATTGATGAGCATGGGAAGTCGACACCGATACCTAAAGAAGAAGACTTGCCTGATTACGTGACCCATGGATTTGACGCTGATTACTGA
- a CDS encoding CPXCG motif-containing cysteine-rich protein — protein sequence MSELLEKDIFCPYCGESIEVVIEVLDESQEYIEDCQVCCRPIVFNIDTAFDGSTSVSVHSENETY from the coding sequence ATGAGCGAACTGCTAGAAAAAGACATCTTCTGCCCCTACTGCGGCGAAAGCATCGAAGTGGTCATAGAAGTGCTGGATGAAAGCCAAGAATACATAGAAGATTGCCAAGTCTGCTGCCGCCCTATTGTCTTTAACATAGACACCGCTTTCGACGGCTCCACCTCTGTTTCCGTACACTCTGAAAATGAGACGTATTGA
- a CDS encoding phage holin family protein, whose protein sequence is MKFLPDELLQTAAFVMVGVLGGAVKYLRDFQQNSKKFSLIDMLIAVFTGGFLGMQMFFLCTSMNMSSAMTYFMSGVVGLMGDEAIKLFVNRFKLSWS, encoded by the coding sequence ATGAAATTCCTACCGGATGAGCTCCTACAAACAGCGGCATTCGTAATGGTCGGTGTGTTAGGTGGGGCTGTGAAATATCTTCGTGACTTTCAACAAAATTCTAAAAAATTCTCATTAATTGATATGCTTATCGCGGTTTTTACTGGCGGTTTCTTGGGCATGCAGATGTTCTTTCTATGCACGTCGATGAATATGTCGTCAGCAATGACGTACTTTATGTCTGGTGTAGTGGGGCTAATGGGTGATGAAGCGATCAAACTATTTGTCAATCGATTCAAGCTGAGCTGGTCATGA
- a CDS encoding stationary phase growth adaptation protein: MRRKIDEVAKWRPFIDANGQEYDLSHLDAHEATYSDIRNGKKETYTFIVSYSFHCFAKDYPHQTEAEKADLMYHTLKESRPFCFERYELSKKYLRQIVDAFGDKKTRIGHAGYGSYASVTINTVEEGQIIYFVPFKMYREKKLMRIHITSAYPEDVMPKLDKVNFFNIAKNLRLGKPLPKPQK, encoded by the coding sequence ATGCGGAGAAAGATTGACGAGGTAGCTAAATGGAGACCGTTTATCGATGCAAACGGCCAAGAATACGATCTTAGCCACCTAGACGCTCATGAAGCGACTTACTCCGATATCAGAAACGGGAAAAAAGAAACCTACACTTTCATTGTCTCCTACTCATTCCATTGCTTCGCAAAAGACTACCCTCATCAAACAGAAGCGGAAAAAGCGGATCTGATGTACCACACACTAAAAGAAAGCAGACCGTTTTGCTTTGAAAGATATGAACTCTCAAAAAAGTATTTGAGACAAATTGTTGATGCCTTTGGAGACAAGAAAACCCGCATAGGACACGCAGGTTATGGAAGCTATGCCTCTGTCACCATCAACACAGTGGAAGAAGGACAAATAATCTATTTCGTGCCCTTTAAAATGTATCGAGAGAAAAAGTTAATGAGGATACACATTACCAGTGCTTATCCTGAGGACGTGATGCCCAAGCTGGATAAGGTGAATTTTTTCAACATTGCGAAGAATCTTAGGCTAGGAAAGCCTCTTCCCAAACCCCAGAAATAA